One window of the Candidatus Zixiibacteriota bacterium genome contains the following:
- the atpD gene encoding membrane-bound ATP synthase, F1 sector, beta-subunit (Evidence 2a : Function from experimental evidences in other organisms; Product type e : enzyme): MAENIGKVVQVIGPTVDCEFDADNLPTILNAIKIEDKEKNINLTVEASMHIGDNVVRCVAMASTDGLVRGMKAVDTGQPISVPVGKEALGRVFNLLGEPIDERGPIPANMKRYPIHRPAPSFEEQDTATKMFETGIKVVDLLEPYPKGGKVGLFGGAGVGKTVLIQELIRNIATEHGGYSVFCGVGERTREGNDLWIEMNQSGVIAKTVMVFGQMNEPPGARLRVGLSGLSVAEYFRDEEHQDVLVFIDNIFRFVQAGSEVSALLGRMPSAVGYQPTLGTEMGALQERITSTTAGSITSVQAIYVPADDLTDPAPATTFSHLDATTVLSRQISELGIYPAVDPLASTSRLLDPNVVGDEHYRVARTVQQVLQRYKDLQDIIAILGIDELSEDDKLIVSRARKIQKFLSQPFFVAQEFTGRPGKYVKIDDTIKAFGRLVAGELDEIPEQAFYMAGGLDEVFANYEKSK, translated from the coding sequence ATGGCCGAGAATATCGGAAAAGTTGTTCAGGTGATTGGTCCTACGGTTGACTGCGAATTCGACGCCGACAATTTGCCGACCATTCTTAACGCGATTAAGATCGAAGACAAGGAAAAGAATATAAATTTGACGGTAGAAGCCTCGATGCATATCGGGGACAATGTTGTCCGGTGTGTCGCGATGGCCTCGACCGACGGTCTGGTTCGGGGAATGAAGGCGGTCGATACCGGCCAGCCGATATCGGTGCCGGTGGGAAAAGAGGCGCTGGGGCGGGTGTTCAATCTGCTGGGCGAGCCGATCGACGAGCGCGGGCCGATACCGGCCAACATGAAGCGCTACCCGATTCATCGTCCGGCCCCGTCATTCGAGGAGCAGGACACGGCGACGAAGATGTTCGAGACTGGGATCAAGGTGGTTGACCTGCTGGAGCCGTACCCCAAGGGGGGTAAAGTCGGTCTATTCGGCGGCGCCGGGGTGGGGAAGACGGTACTTATTCAGGAGTTGATACGCAATATCGCGACGGAACATGGCGGATACTCGGTATTTTGCGGGGTGGGGGAAAGAACGCGCGAGGGGAACGATCTCTGGATAGAGATGAACCAGTCGGGAGTTATCGCCAAAACGGTGATGGTGTTCGGACAGATGAACGAACCGCCGGGAGCGCGGTTGAGAGTCGGGCTTTCGGGGCTTTCGGTGGCGGAATATTTCCGCGATGAAGAGCATCAGGACGTGCTGGTGTTTATCGACAATATTTTCCGATTTGTACAGGCCGGTTCGGAAGTGTCGGCGCTTCTGGGGAGAATGCCGTCGGCGGTAGGTTATCAGCCGACCCTGGGGACGGAAATGGGAGCGCTACAGGAAAGAATTACATCGACCACGGCCGGCTCGATTACGTCGGTACAGGCGATATATGTTCCGGCCGACGACCTGACCGATCCGGCTCCGGCGACGACGTTTTCGCATCTCGATGCGACGACGGTGCTGTCGCGGCAGATTTCGGAGTTGGGGATTTATCCGGCGGTCGATCCGCTGGCGTCGACATCACGGCTTCTGGATCCTAATGTGGTCGGCGACGAGCATTATCGGGTGGCCCGCACGGTGCAACAGGTATTGCAGAGATATAAAGACCTTCAGGATATTATCGCCATTTTGGGGATCGATGAGTTGTCGGAAGATGATAAATTAATCGTGAGCCGGGCGCGCAAGATTCAGAAGTTTCTGTCGCAGCCGTTTTTCGTGGCGCAGGAATTCACGGGCCGACCGGGCAAGTATGTAAAAATCGATGATACAATAAAGGCTTTCGGACGCCTGGTGGCCGGGGAGTTGGATGAAATTCCGGAGCAGGCGTTCTATATGGCGGGCGGACTGGACGAGGTTTTCGCCAATTACGAGAAATCAAAATAG
- the atpG gene encoding ATP synthase gamma chain, with protein sequence MPNLRDVKKRIRSVISTRQITKAMEMVSAAKLRRAQSRVMQVRPYSEKMTQILESLAAASSGELSHPYFEKREVKKQTLVLMTSDRGMCGSFNANLIRRAQEWLEGKDKNKVELVLIGKKGYDFYKRREWPIAEKFLDWSGNLDYGRTRDIVEFLTGRFLKNETDEIVIIYTMFLSTVKYKITTVRYLPVEKPKVDDSKQGRIEYIFEPSPESIFTELLPRYALTKMMTSLADSFASEHGTRMIAMGAATKNAGEMIDTLTLQYNKARQAAITKELLEIVSGAEALTS encoded by the coding sequence ATGCCGAATCTTCGCGATGTAAAAAAAAGAATTCGCTCGGTTATATCGACGCGCCAGATAACGAAGGCGATGGAGATGGTGTCGGCGGCCAAATTGCGTCGGGCCCAGTCCCGGGTGATGCAGGTGCGGCCGTATTCGGAAAAAATGACGCAGATTCTGGAATCGCTGGCGGCGGCATCATCGGGGGAACTGTCTCATCCCTATTTTGAGAAGCGCGAGGTGAAGAAGCAGACGCTGGTTTTGATGACCTCGGACCGCGGCATGTGCGGTTCGTTCAACGCCAATTTGATCCGGCGCGCCCAGGAATGGCTGGAGGGGAAAGACAAGAACAAAGTGGAACTGGTTCTTATCGGGAAGAAGGGGTACGATTTTTATAAGCGCCGGGAATGGCCAATCGCGGAAAAATTTCTGGACTGGTCGGGGAATCTCGATTACGGGCGGACGCGCGATATCGTGGAGTTTCTGACGGGGCGGTTTCTGAAGAACGAGACTGATGAAATAGTCATCATATATACCATGTTTCTTTCGACAGTTAAGTATAAAATAACGACGGTACGGTACCTGCCTGTGGAAAAGCCGAAAGTGGATGATAGCAAGCAGGGCCGGATTGAATATATATTTGAGCCCTCGCCGGAGAGCATTTTTACGGAGCTTCTGCCGCGCTACGCTTTGACAAAGATGATGACGTCGCTGGCGGATTCATTCGCGTCGGAGCACGGCACGAGAATGATAGCGATGGGGGCGGCGACGAAGAATGCCGGCGAGATGATCGACACCCTGACGTTGCAGTACAACAAGGCCCGCCAGGCGGCGATTACGAAGGAACTTCTGGAGATCGTGTCCGGAGCCGAGGCGCTTACGAGTTAG